The genomic interval TCAGTGATCAGCAACGGCACATGCTGACGCCCGTTGTGGACGGCAATCGTAAGACCGACAAACTCAGGCATGATGACTGATCGTCGGGACCAGGTCTTGATTGGCCGGCGTGAGCCGTCTTCTTTCGCCTTTACGATCTTGACC from Gammaproteobacteria bacterium carries:
- the rpsS gene encoding 30S ribosomal protein S19 translates to MPRSVRKGPFVDHHLWVKIVKAKEDGSRRPIKTWSRRSVIMPEFVGLTIAVHNGRQHVPLLITENMVGHKLGEFAFTRTFRGHAADRKVK